In a genomic window of Saccharothrix sp. HUAS TT1:
- a CDS encoding dihydrolipoamide acetyltransferase family protein yields MPDFRLPDLGEGLTEGEIVTWLVSVGDEVSIDQPVVEVETAKAVVEVPCPFEGVVSARFGEPGEKLAVGSVLLTVGGPEPAPEPAAESSGNVLIGYGTSESPRRRPRRPRESNAQDARVQRPAPPSSTLTTAPAVISPLVRQLARENGLALDRIPGTGPGGVIRRADVERELAARAAPTASGASGRRIPLRGLRGAVAEKLTTSRREIPEATVWVDVDATDFLAARAALPSVSLLGLLARFTVLGLKKFPELNSRVEGDEVVVLDQVNLGFAAQTDRGLVVPVVRDAQSLTTAELASAIAAHTASAREGKLAPAAMTGGTFTVNNYGVFGVDGSAAIINHPEAAILGIGRIIDRPWAVAGQLAVRKVAQLTLAFDHRVCDGGTAGGFLRFVADCVESPITALADL; encoded by the coding sequence GTGCCTGACTTCCGGCTGCCCGACCTGGGCGAGGGGTTGACCGAGGGCGAGATCGTGACCTGGCTGGTGTCGGTCGGCGACGAGGTGTCCATCGACCAGCCCGTGGTCGAGGTGGAGACGGCGAAGGCCGTGGTCGAGGTGCCGTGCCCGTTCGAGGGCGTGGTGAGCGCGCGGTTCGGCGAGCCGGGGGAGAAGCTGGCCGTCGGCTCGGTCCTGCTGACCGTCGGCGGGCCGGAGCCCGCGCCGGAGCCCGCGGCCGAGTCGTCCGGCAACGTCCTGATCGGCTACGGCACCTCCGAGTCCCCGCGCCGCCGCCCCCGCCGCCCGCGAGAGTCCAACGCACAGGACGCGAGAGTCCAACGTCCAGCGCCCCCGAGTTCAACGCTCACGACGGCGCCCGCCGTCATCTCGCCGCTGGTGCGGCAGCTGGCCCGGGAGAACGGCCTCGCGCTGGACCGCATCCCCGGCACCGGGCCCGGCGGCGTGATCCGGCGGGCCGACGTGGAGCGGGAGCTGGCAGCCCGCGCCGCGCCCACCGCGTCCGGCGCGTCCGGTCGGCGCATCCCGCTGCGCGGCCTGCGCGGCGCGGTGGCGGAGAAGCTGACCACGTCGCGCCGCGAGATCCCCGAGGCGACCGTGTGGGTGGACGTCGACGCCACCGACTTCCTGGCCGCGCGGGCCGCGCTGCCGTCGGTGTCGCTGCTCGGGCTGCTGGCCCGGTTCACCGTGCTGGGGCTCAAGAAGTTCCCCGAGCTGAACTCCCGGGTCGAGGGCGACGAGGTCGTGGTGCTCGACCAGGTGAACCTCGGCTTCGCCGCGCAGACCGACCGGGGCCTGGTGGTGCCGGTGGTGCGCGACGCGCAGTCGCTGACCACCGCCGAACTGGCGTCCGCCATCGCCGCGCACACCGCGTCGGCCCGCGAGGGCAAGCTGGCCCCCGCGGCGATGACCGGCGGCACGTTCACCGTCAACAACTACGGCGTGTTCGGTGTGGACGGTTCGGCCGCCATCATCAACCACCCGGAGGCCGCGATCCTCGGCATCGGCCGCATCATCGACCGGCCGTGGGCGGTGGCCGGGCAGCTCGCGGTGCGCAAGGTGGCCCAGCTGACCCTGGCCTTCGACCACCGGGTGTGCGACGGCGGCACGGCGGGCGGTTTCCTGCGGTTCGTCGCCGATTGCGTCGAATCGCCGATCACCGCCCTGGCCGATCTGTAG
- a CDS encoding alpha-ketoacid dehydrogenase subunit beta: MTAVTESQVSMAGALNRALADALAADPGVLVFGEDVGALGGVFRVTDGLAARFGDERVFDTPLAESGIVGTAIGMAMNGLRPVVEMQFDAFAYPAFEQITSHLAKLRNRTRGRVSLPVVIRVPYGGGIGGVEHHCDSSEAYYTHTPGLRVVTPGTPDDAYRLLRDSIDSPDPVIFLEPKRRYWAKGSLDQATSIGFDRALVRRTGRDVTLIAYGPMVATALETAEAAKEEGWDVEVVDLRSLAPFDDETVCASVRKTGRAVVVHEASGFGGYGAEVVARVTERCFHHLHAPVLRVTGFDIPYPPPKLEEHHLPSVDRILDAVARLQWDDEVVGVRGA; the protein is encoded by the coding sequence ATGACCGCGGTGACCGAGTCCCAGGTGTCGATGGCAGGCGCGCTGAACCGGGCGCTGGCCGACGCGCTGGCCGCCGACCCCGGCGTGCTGGTGTTCGGCGAGGACGTCGGCGCGCTCGGCGGCGTGTTCCGGGTGACGGACGGGCTGGCCGCGCGGTTCGGCGACGAGCGGGTGTTCGACACGCCGCTGGCCGAGTCCGGCATCGTCGGCACCGCCATCGGCATGGCGATGAACGGCCTGCGGCCGGTGGTGGAGATGCAGTTCGACGCGTTCGCCTACCCGGCGTTCGAGCAGATCACCAGCCACCTGGCCAAGCTGCGCAACCGCACCCGCGGCCGGGTGTCGCTGCCCGTGGTGATCCGGGTGCCCTACGGCGGCGGCATCGGCGGGGTCGAGCACCACTGCGACTCGTCGGAGGCCTACTACACGCACACGCCGGGGCTGCGCGTCGTCACGCCCGGCACGCCGGACGACGCGTACCGGCTGCTGCGCGACTCGATCGACTCGCCCGACCCGGTGATCTTCCTGGAGCCGAAGCGGCGGTACTGGGCCAAGGGTTCGCTCGACCAGGCGACCTCGATCGGGTTCGACCGCGCGCTGGTGCGCCGGACCGGTCGCGACGTCACGCTGATCGCGTACGGGCCGATGGTCGCGACCGCCCTGGAGACGGCCGAGGCGGCGAAGGAGGAGGGCTGGGACGTCGAGGTGGTGGACCTGCGGTCGCTGGCGCCGTTCGACGACGAGACGGTGTGCGCCTCGGTGCGCAAGACCGGGCGCGCGGTCGTCGTGCACGAGGCGTCCGGGTTCGGCGGGTACGGCGCGGAGGTGGTGGCCCGGGTGACCGAGCGCTGCTTCCACCACCTGCACGCGCCGGTGCTGCGGGTGACCGGGTTCGACATCCCCTACCCGCCGCCGAAGCTGGAGGAGCACCACCTGCCGAGCGTCGACCGCATCCTGGACGCCGTCGCCCGGCTCCAGTGGGACGACGAGGTCGTGGGGGTCCGCGGTGCCTGA